In Methanomassiliicoccales archaeon, one DNA window encodes the following:
- the hgcB gene encoding mercury methylation ferredoxin HgcB produces MIEIEVLDLEQGSTIKPINTLVFHPDRCVNCGICLQVCPHRVFAPGERRVMMVNGADCMECGACQKNCPANAIKVDSGVGCASAMIMAALKGRDEVNCGEDCCR; encoded by the coding sequence ATGATTGAGATAGAAGTGCTTGATCTGGAACAAGGGTCGACGATCAAGCCCATCAATACATTGGTCTTCCATCCGGATCGCTGCGTCAACTGCGGCATATGCCTCCAGGTGTGCCCTCACCGTGTCTTCGCCCCGGGAGAACGCCGGGTCATGATGGTGAACGGCGCCGACTGTATGGAATGCGGCGCCTGCCAGAAGAACTGTCCCGCCAATGCCATCAAGGTCGACAGTGGGGTGGGATGCGCCTCGGCCATGATCATGGCGGCTTTGAAAGGTCGAGATGAGGTCAACTGTGGAGAGGATTGTTGCCGCTGA
- the hgcA gene encoding mercury methylation corrinoid protein HgcA, whose protein sequence is MPSDYASDPIPTVARLGREERWDHAKARLGFDRMGHHVRPGLYTLGSTNSESKVLVTANYTMSFDALRSALEGRDAFLLVLDTQGINVWCAAGKGIFGTDELLRAIAATRLAERVEHRDLILPQLSAPGVSAKAVKERSGFTVKYGPVRAEDLPGYLDTGECTEDMRRVRFDLRDRLVLAPVELRNYRWGLILLILAAVLVPFYGLMAIILTLGGLFLFPALLPYLPGKALSFKGMVLGALLVTPFALFQTFPTADLVTVIAVVAEYLLLVPWVGYLALNFTGSTPFASRTGVKKEIFTYIPIMAIMSVSGAFLSAFGALGVVGGWL, encoded by the coding sequence GTGCCCTCAGACTACGCGTCAGATCCAATACCAACGGTAGCCCGACTTGGCAGGGAGGAACGATGGGACCATGCCAAAGCACGTTTGGGCTTCGACCGCATGGGCCACCACGTGAGACCGGGACTCTACACCCTTGGTTCAACGAACAGCGAAAGCAAGGTCCTTGTCACCGCTAACTACACCATGAGCTTCGACGCCCTTAGATCGGCGCTGGAGGGAAGGGATGCCTTCCTATTGGTGCTCGATACGCAGGGCATCAACGTATGGTGTGCCGCGGGTAAAGGCATCTTCGGGACGGATGAGCTGCTTAGGGCCATCGCGGCCACCCGGTTGGCGGAGAGGGTGGAGCACCGTGACCTGATCCTCCCCCAATTAAGCGCACCTGGAGTATCGGCGAAGGCGGTCAAAGAAAGGAGCGGGTTCACAGTGAAGTACGGACCGGTACGGGCCGAGGACCTGCCGGGATACCTGGACACAGGAGAGTGCACAGAGGACATGCGCAGAGTGCGTTTTGACCTGAGAGACCGCCTGGTGTTGGCCCCGGTGGAGCTGCGTAATTATCGATGGGGACTGATCCTGCTGATCCTGGCGGCCGTTCTGGTCCCGTTCTACGGGCTCATGGCGATAATATTGACACTGGGCGGCCTGTTCCTTTTCCCGGCTTTGCTACCCTACCTGCCAGGAAAGGCCCTTTCCTTCAAAGGCATGGTTCTGGGAGCGTTGCTGGTCACTCCTTTCGCCCTGTTTCAAACGTTTCCAACGGCGGACCTGGTGACCGTCATTGCCGTGGTAGCGGAATATCTTCTTCTGGTACCTTGGGTCGGATACCTGGCCTTGAATTTCACTGGCTCTACGCCCTTCGCCTCTCGGACCGGTGTCAAGAAAGAGATCTTCACCTACATTCCGATAATGGCCATCATGTCCGTTTCTGGCGCCTTCCTTTCCGCCTTTGGAGCGTTGGGTGTCGTGGGGGGATGGTTATGA
- a CDS encoding HgcAB-associated protein, giving the protein MSRKKEKHEADCCQPKGSVDSRYEVEAVATVDERGQMVLPKAIRDKAGIKAGDKLAIVTLVRDGKVCCIHLFRSEDLANGARDILEPQEG; this is encoded by the coding sequence ATGTCCCGGAAGAAGGAGAAGCATGAGGCGGACTGCTGTCAGCCGAAGGGGTCTGTGGACAGCAGATACGAGGTCGAGGCCGTGGCCACGGTGGACGAGAGGGGGCAGATGGTCCTGCCCAAGGCCATAAGGGATAAGGCCGGGATCAAGGCGGGGGATAAACTGGCCATTGTGACCTTGGTCCGTGATGGCAAGGTCTGCTGCATACATCTATTCCGGTCAGAGGACCTGGCCAACGGAGCCAGGGACATTTTAGAACCACAAGAGGGATGA
- a CDS encoding GNAT family N-acetyltransferase, with product MVEEEISIVQVTPKNAGALISLIVELAEFEKLEPPTPEARERLFTHITASPPLFHSFLANMGGEPVGYITYYFTYSTFLAAPTLFLEDIFVQETHRRSGVGRALFRHCIQEALDKGCGRLEWCALDWNVKAIAFYVAQGGQKLDWTFFRMDRENMARSMGQVQE from the coding sequence ATGGTCGAAGAGGAAATTTCCATAGTTCAGGTGACGCCAAAGAACGCTGGCGCCCTAATTTCATTGATAGTGGAGCTGGCCGAGTTCGAAAAATTGGAGCCGCCAACGCCGGAGGCCAGGGAACGCCTATTTACGCATATCACCGCCTCCCCGCCATTGTTCCACTCTTTCCTGGCCAATATGGGTGGCGAGCCGGTAGGCTACATCACATACTATTTCACCTACTCCACTTTCCTGGCCGCTCCCACACTGTTCCTTGAGGACATTTTCGTGCAGGAGACGCACCGCCGCTCCGGGGTGGGTCGGGCGCTTTTCCGTCATTGCATACAAGAGGCACTGGACAAGGGCTGCGGCCGCTTGGAATGGTGCGCTCTCGACTGGAACGTCAAGGCCATCGCTTTCTATGTGGCACAAGGGGGACAGAAGTTGGATTGGACCTTCTTTCGCATGGACCGAGAGAAC